In Desulfopila inferna, a single window of DNA contains:
- a CDS encoding ParB/RepB/Spo0J family partition protein, whose amino-acid sequence MTKNKGLGQGVGVLFGDDSEEELYFECNVENITANKHQPRNHFGEQDLAELADSIKEHGILQPLVVRRNPKKGGTYELIAGERRFRASKMLGMPTVPVIVKDVADENTLLELALIENIQRTDLNPIEEAEAYHSLISKFNYTQEEASVKLGKSRSSVANILRLLNLPDFIKQDLIEGNLSEGHARSLLRLADNIAAIKEIRDQVLSKKLSVRQTEMLVRKYLHKPATQTLKKSEDRQEIPDSYCSTLTNQLTNKLHSKVTILQNGSRGKIEIEYYSLDDLERVIGLVVKE is encoded by the coding sequence GTGACAAAGAACAAAGGACTCGGCCAAGGCGTGGGTGTTCTCTTTGGTGATGATAGTGAGGAAGAGCTCTATTTTGAGTGCAATGTTGAAAATATTACCGCTAACAAACACCAACCTCGGAACCACTTTGGCGAACAGGATTTAGCGGAACTAGCTGACTCAATAAAAGAACATGGAATTTTACAGCCGCTTGTTGTACGCCGAAATCCGAAAAAAGGTGGTACCTATGAACTCATAGCCGGAGAGCGAAGATTCCGGGCATCAAAGATGCTGGGCATGCCAACTGTTCCGGTTATCGTCAAAGACGTTGCCGATGAGAACACACTTCTTGAACTCGCACTTATCGAAAACATCCAACGAACCGACCTCAATCCTATTGAAGAGGCTGAAGCGTACCATAGCCTCATCAGCAAGTTTAATTACACACAGGAAGAAGCCTCGGTAAAACTGGGAAAAAGTAGATCTTCAGTAGCTAACATATTAAGATTATTAAACCTTCCTGATTTTATTAAACAAGATTTAATCGAAGGAAATCTTTCTGAGGGTCACGCGCGTTCCCTCCTTCGTCTGGCGGATAATATTGCTGCCATTAAGGAGATACGGGATCAGGTTCTTTCCAAGAAACTCTCTGTACGACAAACGGAAATGCTTGTACGTAAGTATTTGCATAAGCCGGCTACACAAACATTAAAGAAGAGCGAAGACCGCCAGGAAATCCCCGATTCCTACTGCTCCACTCTCACTAACCAGTTAACTAACAAACTTCACTCGAAGGTAACTATTCTTCAAAATGGTTCGCGAGGTAAGATAGAAATCGAATATTACTCACTCGATGATCTCGAGAGAGTGATAGGTTTAGTTGTCAAAGAGTAA
- a CDS encoding ParA family protein gives MYYKESINQEKENIMPNTLGKIIAVANQKGGVGKTTSSVNLAAALAGKRKKVLIVDSDPQGNASSGVGLSVQSRKKHLYHAYTGDTPIADILCGTGVKNLKVVPSSIDLVATEIELVAAPGRERVLKGILEELRGSFDFIFIDCPPSLGLLTVNALTASDSVLIPLQCEYFAMEGLAQLVSTIRSVKKSYNKNLFIEGLLLTMYDKRNKLTFQVADKITEHFQKQVYSTVIPRNVRLSECPSHGQTIIEYDNQSTGAQAYNQLANEFLRKQG, from the coding sequence ATGTATTACAAAGAGAGCATCAATCAGGAGAAGGAGAATATTATGCCGAACACGTTGGGTAAAATCATTGCTGTTGCTAACCAAAAAGGCGGGGTAGGCAAAACCACATCGTCTGTCAATCTGGCAGCTGCCCTCGCCGGTAAACGTAAAAAGGTACTGATTGTCGACTCAGACCCTCAGGGGAACGCATCGAGCGGTGTCGGCCTCAGCGTCCAAAGCAGGAAGAAACATCTTTACCATGCCTATACCGGGGATACACCCATTGCCGACATTCTCTGTGGTACTGGAGTCAAAAACCTGAAAGTTGTTCCTTCAAGCATTGATTTGGTGGCTACTGAAATTGAGCTTGTCGCAGCCCCTGGCCGTGAGCGTGTTTTAAAGGGAATTCTTGAGGAGCTTCGGGGAAGTTTTGATTTCATTTTTATAGATTGTCCTCCCTCCCTGGGCTTACTCACTGTAAACGCACTTACAGCCTCTGATTCTGTTCTGATTCCCCTACAGTGTGAATATTTCGCTATGGAAGGCCTAGCCCAACTCGTTTCCACAATACGCTCTGTTAAAAAAAGCTATAACAAAAACCTCTTTATCGAGGGTTTACTGTTGACAATGTATGACAAAAGAAACAAACTGACCTTCCAGGTAGCCGACAAGATAACAGAGCACTTCCAAAAACAAGTTTATTCGACCGTTATTCCGCGCAATGTCCGTTTGAGTGAGTGCCCCAGTCACGGTCAAACAATTATCGAGTATGATAATCAATCGACTGGAGCCCAGGCCTATAATCAATTAGCCAATGAATTTCTAAGAAAACAGGGGTAA
- the nadB gene encoding L-aspartate oxidase: METDFLIIGSGIAGLSFALRVSGLGKVVLITKKERVDSATNLAQGGIAAVLSREDKNEYHVHDTLVSGAGLCDIQVVKMVVECGAQRIRDLIDLGVHFVREEGGGGDLDLGREGGHSQRRVAHAYDLTGREIERALLEAVKKNPNIEVYENFTAIDLLISGKNTTNERCIGAYVLEEDGKVVPYRARWTTLCTGGCGKVYLYTSNPDISTGDGIAMAFRAGAKVTNMEFVQFHPTCLYHPSAKNFLISEAVRGEGGVLVDVDGNRFMHKYDQRGELATRDTVARAIDKEMKERGLDCVYLDIRSKGEDFLHKRFPTIYERCRDLGINIAKQPIPVVPAAHYMCGGVLVDTHGRSSVDGLMVLGESANTGLHGGNRLASNSLLEAVVYAEKSYQFCRDNREYIFSRELPTVDEWSAGEAIDLDEEILINHNWDVLRRTMWNYVGIVRTTKRLLLAKQRMSEILQEVEQHYRDYYISASMIELRNISLVAMMIIEAALQRKESRGLHFVTDYPDTRDDYLCWNIFARGQTNAEWAVRLVDKRAL, encoded by the coding sequence ATGGAAACTGATTTCTTGATAATAGGTTCTGGAATTGCCGGGTTATCTTTTGCACTACGGGTTTCCGGGTTAGGTAAGGTTGTTTTGATTACAAAAAAGGAGAGGGTTGATTCAGCCACAAACTTAGCCCAGGGTGGTATTGCGGCAGTACTCTCTAGAGAGGATAAAAACGAGTATCATGTCCATGACACACTGGTCAGTGGTGCCGGTTTGTGTGATATCCAGGTTGTGAAAATGGTAGTTGAGTGCGGAGCGCAACGCATTCGGGATTTGATCGATCTAGGTGTCCATTTTGTCAGAGAAGAAGGAGGTGGTGGGGACCTTGATCTGGGAAGGGAGGGAGGACATTCTCAGAGAAGAGTAGCCCACGCCTATGATTTAACAGGAAGAGAAATAGAACGCGCTTTGTTGGAGGCTGTTAAAAAAAATCCAAATATTGAAGTATATGAAAACTTTACAGCCATAGATTTGTTGATTAGCGGTAAAAATACCACCAATGAACGTTGCATTGGCGCATATGTGCTCGAGGAAGATGGTAAGGTGGTTCCATATAGAGCCAGATGGACAACACTGTGCACTGGAGGCTGTGGAAAGGTGTATTTGTATACCAGTAATCCGGATATTTCTACGGGTGATGGTATCGCCATGGCCTTTCGAGCTGGTGCAAAGGTTACAAATATGGAGTTTGTTCAATTTCATCCTACATGTCTATACCACCCGAGTGCAAAAAACTTTTTGATTTCGGAGGCGGTGAGAGGGGAAGGGGGAGTTTTGGTCGATGTTGACGGTAACAGATTCATGCACAAATATGATCAACGTGGTGAGCTTGCTACACGAGATACCGTTGCACGTGCAATCGATAAGGAGATGAAGGAAAGAGGTTTGGATTGTGTCTACCTCGATATACGCTCCAAGGGTGAGGACTTCTTACATAAACGATTCCCGACAATTTATGAAAGGTGCCGTGACCTCGGTATAAATATCGCCAAACAGCCAATACCCGTAGTTCCCGCCGCACACTATATGTGCGGAGGGGTTCTTGTTGATACTCACGGCAGAAGTAGTGTCGACGGTCTCATGGTGCTCGGAGAATCGGCCAATACCGGGTTGCATGGTGGCAATAGGCTCGCCAGTAATTCTTTATTGGAGGCAGTTGTCTACGCAGAAAAAAGTTATCAGTTTTGTAGAGACAACAGAGAATATATATTCAGTAGGGAGTTGCCCACTGTTGACGAATGGTCCGCTGGAGAAGCTATAGATCTTGATGAAGAGATCCTGATAAACCACAATTGGGATGTTTTACGTAGAACGATGTGGAATTATGTTGGCATTGTGCGCACTACGAAAAGATTGCTGCTGGCTAAACAGCGAATGAGTGAAATTCTGCAAGAGGTAGAGCAGCACTATAGAGATTATTATATCAGCGCCAGCATGATAGAACTTCGAAATATAAGCTTAGTAGCAATGATGATAATAGAGGCCGCTTTGCAGAGAAAAGAGTCAAGAGGGTTACATTTCGTAACGGATTATCCGGACACTCGTGACGATTACCTTTGTTGGAATATCTTTGCGAGAGGACAGACAAATGCGGAGTGGGCGGTTCGATTAGTAGATAAACGCGCCCTATAA
- the osmF gene encoding glycine betaine ABC transporter substrate-binding protein OsmF, with the protein MLALARIICVVMVVIIPMGHAAERGKITVGSKIDTEGALLGQMIVLVLENNDFAIEDRTEFGPTPIVRKAIISGEIDIYPEYTGNGAFFFSEEDPSLWKDHKKAYAKVKELDLQENGLVWLTPSPANNTWALAVRGGLAEQEELDSLEDFSKYVSGGGTIKLAACEEFVTREDALPSFEKAYGFKIRNDQMIVFSGCNTAQTEKAAAQGTSGVNTAMAFGTDGALAALGLKLLDDTKGVQPVYAPAPVVRREVLDQYPDIENLLTPVFESLDQETLQELNSRIAIGGEGAKSVAGSYLKKQGLL; encoded by the coding sequence ATACTGGCGCTGGCCAGAATCATTTGTGTTGTGATGGTGGTCATTATTCCGATGGGACATGCAGCAGAGAGAGGAAAGATTACCGTTGGTTCAAAAATAGATACCGAAGGCGCTCTTTTGGGCCAGATGATTGTTCTGGTGCTGGAAAATAATGATTTCGCCATTGAAGACCGGACCGAGTTTGGTCCGACACCAATTGTCAGGAAAGCAATCATATCCGGCGAAATAGATATCTATCCTGAGTATACAGGCAATGGGGCGTTCTTTTTCAGTGAGGAGGACCCGTCATTGTGGAAAGATCATAAAAAGGCGTATGCGAAGGTAAAAGAGCTTGATCTACAGGAGAATGGATTGGTGTGGCTTACACCGTCACCTGCTAACAATACCTGGGCGTTGGCTGTACGGGGGGGATTGGCTGAACAGGAAGAGCTTGACTCACTGGAGGATTTCTCGAAATATGTGAGTGGTGGGGGCACTATAAAACTCGCGGCCTGTGAGGAGTTTGTAACTCGTGAAGATGCCCTTCCCTCCTTTGAGAAAGCCTATGGTTTTAAGATCAGGAATGATCAGATGATTGTCTTTTCGGGGTGCAATACCGCACAAACAGAGAAAGCCGCTGCACAGGGAACCAGCGGCGTCAATACCGCCATGGCCTTTGGCACGGATGGTGCTCTTGCTGCCCTGGGACTAAAACTGCTTGATGATACCAAGGGGGTGCAGCCGGTTTATGCCCCGGCGCCGGTAGTACGCCGGGAGGTGTTGGATCAATATCCGGATATCGAGAACTTATTGACACCGGTTTTTGAATCTCTTGATCAAGAGACGTTGCAGGAGCTAAACTCACGTATAGCCATCGGCGGCGAGGGTGCCAAGTCGGTTGCCGGCAGCTACCTCAAAAAACAGGGACTTCTGTAG
- a CDS encoding ABC transporter permease, whose protein sequence is MTQQSVSKVGLIGVLIILVAALLGDFAILRPNRLVPGEPLSVFEALTVWQYSAFAIFLGMLAYISWKPGKWLLRLAIVIIPLMFMALLWSQGMVARDLAQQGGPFTRVSVGSTLWVALLGLFLIFTDMIQRIRPGAWTKLILIILLSGGISLLAIAGVLDELSIVQEFRSRSDRFFMEFKAHLLITGFSVGTSAILGLPLGIIAFRYAKFKDGVFSVLNIVQTIPSLALFGLLIAPLSYISNEMPLLRSWGVRGIGWAPAVIALTLYALLPIVRNTFSGFATVDRDIIEAGRGMGMGRVQMFFKVELPIAAPIILNGLRVASVQNIGNTAVAALIGAGGFGVFIFQGLGQSAIDLVLLGAVPTILLAVLVDYLYQGVITFITPEGVS, encoded by the coding sequence TTGACGCAACAAAGTGTCTCTAAGGTTGGGCTCATCGGAGTTCTGATCATCCTTGTGGCAGCTCTGCTAGGTGATTTTGCAATTCTCCGCCCAAATAGGTTGGTGCCCGGAGAGCCTTTGTCAGTATTTGAAGCACTCACTGTCTGGCAATATAGTGCCTTTGCAATATTTCTTGGAATGTTGGCATACATCTCCTGGAAGCCGGGGAAATGGTTGCTGCGATTGGCAATTGTTATCATACCGCTGATGTTTATGGCTTTGTTATGGTCACAGGGCATGGTGGCCAGAGACCTCGCCCAACAAGGGGGACCATTTACACGGGTTTCCGTGGGTTCAACGCTGTGGGTGGCTCTTTTAGGTCTTTTTCTTATCTTTACAGACATGATCCAAAGGATCAGGCCTGGAGCCTGGACCAAATTAATTCTGATTATTCTTCTCAGCGGAGGCATATCCTTACTGGCAATTGCAGGTGTCCTTGATGAGCTCTCGATTGTACAAGAATTTAGAAGCCGAAGTGATCGTTTTTTCATGGAATTTAAAGCCCATTTGCTTATCACCGGTTTTTCGGTCGGCACCTCTGCGATACTTGGTCTGCCTCTCGGTATCATCGCTTTTAGGTATGCAAAGTTCAAAGATGGTGTCTTTTCGGTACTCAACATCGTCCAGACCATACCGAGCCTGGCTCTTTTCGGACTGCTGATCGCTCCTTTATCATATATTTCGAACGAGATGCCCCTGCTAAGAAGTTGGGGAGTACGCGGCATTGGTTGGGCTCCTGCGGTTATAGCGCTAACCCTCTATGCGCTTCTGCCGATAGTACGAAACACCTTTTCCGGTTTTGCAACGGTTGACAGGGATATCATTGAAGCGGGGCGCGGCATGGGGATGGGGCGAGTGCAGATGTTCTTCAAAGTAGAGCTTCCCATAGCTGCTCCGATAATTCTCAATGGCTTACGTGTTGCCAGCGTACAGAACATCGGTAACACAGCGGTTGCAGCTCTTATAGGAGCAGGTGGTTTCGGTGTTTTTATTTTTCAGGGTCTTGGCCAGTCTGCCATAGATTTGGTGCTGCTCGGAGCTGTGCCCACAATTCTACTGGCGGTTCTGGTGGATTATCTCTATCAAGGCGTTATTACCTTTATAACGCCTGAGGGGGTGTCATGA
- a CDS encoding ATP-binding cassette domain-containing protein codes for MITLDNVSKRYDNFYAVRDLSFSVEEGELCCLIGPSGCGKSTALKMINRMVEPSNGAITIKGRDIRKVPAEKLRRNIGYVIQSIGLFPHMTVMENILVVPRLLKWGESQCARRGNDLLELLELDPREYAGKYPAELSGGQAQRIGVARALAADPEILLMDEPFGALDPINREHLQNQFLTIQKELRKTIVFVTHDIDEAVRLGTKVALLREGRLVQYAPPEQILSSPVNTFVKKFVGLDRALKRLSRFSTGDFIHPAHSVTRQVKPEALVAQFRHMEENQCARYLWVTEEDGRLVGWIDGYKRTGYSFKIEDDLVEVDLSEVSVRGNYSLKQTLSMFVQQGVVCLPVVDEQYKLQGEIRLVDVLES; via the coding sequence ATGATCACGCTAGACAATGTTTCAAAGCGATACGATAATTTTTATGCGGTAAGAGATCTGAGTTTTTCCGTTGAAGAGGGTGAACTATGCTGTCTGATAGGCCCTTCCGGCTGTGGTAAAAGTACGGCCTTGAAGATGATCAACAGGATGGTCGAACCAAGCAACGGTGCAATTACAATAAAAGGTAGAGATATTCGGAAGGTACCCGCCGAAAAACTACGCCGAAATATAGGCTATGTGATCCAAAGCATAGGATTGTTTCCCCATATGACCGTCATGGAGAACATTCTGGTCGTTCCAAGACTTTTGAAGTGGGGGGAATCGCAATGTGCCAGGCGGGGAAATGATCTTCTGGAACTTCTGGAACTGGATCCTCGTGAGTATGCCGGTAAATACCCGGCTGAATTATCGGGAGGCCAGGCCCAACGGATCGGAGTTGCCAGAGCGCTTGCCGCAGACCCTGAAATACTGTTGATGGACGAACCTTTTGGAGCCCTTGACCCTATAAACCGTGAGCACCTGCAGAACCAGTTTCTCACAATTCAGAAAGAACTCCGAAAGACCATAGTCTTCGTGACTCATGATATTGATGAGGCCGTCCGCCTTGGAACAAAGGTGGCATTGCTCAGAGAGGGAAGGCTGGTTCAATACGCACCTCCCGAACAAATCCTGTCTTCACCGGTGAATACGTTCGTCAAAAAGTTCGTTGGTCTGGACAGAGCGCTGAAACGGCTCTCCCGTTTCTCTACCGGGGATTTTATACATCCGGCACATTCAGTGACGCGGCAGGTTAAACCGGAAGCCCTGGTGGCCCAATTCAGGCATATGGAAGAGAATCAGTGTGCCCGTTATCTTTGGGTCACGGAGGAGGATGGCCGTCTGGTTGGCTGGATTGACGGATATAAGCGTACAGGCTATTCCTTCAAAATAGAGGATGATCTGGTGGAGGTTGATCTCTCCGAGGTTTCGGTGCGTGGCAACTACAGTCTGAAACAGACACTGTCAATGTTCGTCCAGCAGGGGGTAGTGTGCCTGCCGGTAGTGGATGAACAGTATAAACTTCAGGGCGAGATCAGATTGGTCGATGTTCTTGAATCCTGA
- a CDS encoding ABC transporter permease, protein MVAISSIFSIVIGVGLGALVTRSYGRDFLQGLNGLVSIGQTFPPVAVLALAVPVLGFGVKPTIVALFLYGLLPIVRNTISGLEAVSPAVREAAIGMGMSEQQALWRVEMPLSFPVIMAGIKTSVIINIGTATIGATIGAGGLGAPIITGLASDNPAFILQGSVIAALFAIVADRIMELLEHTFSVRA, encoded by the coding sequence ATGGTCGCAATTTCCAGTATCTTTTCTATAGTGATTGGGGTTGGACTGGGTGCGCTGGTTACCAGAAGCTATGGCCGTGATTTTCTGCAGGGCCTCAATGGTCTCGTTTCGATAGGGCAGACCTTTCCGCCGGTGGCGGTACTGGCGCTTGCCGTTCCAGTACTGGGTTTTGGGGTCAAACCCACAATCGTTGCACTTTTCCTTTATGGTCTATTGCCGATTGTCCGCAATACCATCAGTGGCCTGGAAGCGGTCAGCCCGGCTGTCCGTGAAGCTGCTATCGGCATGGGGATGAGCGAACAGCAGGCCCTGTGGCGGGTGGAGATGCCATTGTCATTTCCGGTGATCATGGCTGGCATCAAGACCTCGGTGATTATAAACATAGGTACGGCAACCATCGGCGCGACCATTGGCGCCGGAGGATTGGGGGCGCCGATCATCACGGGACTGGCCTCGGATAACCCGGCGTTTATCCTTCAAGGTTCAGTTATTGCGGCATTGTTCGCCATCGTTGCCGATAGGATTATGGAGCTCCTCGAGCATACCTTCAGTGTTAGGGCGTGA
- a CDS encoding amidohydrolase family protein, with product MLQPNMPIINDQEGSEVAADLPAIVDAHVHIFPDTIFSAIWKWFDENAWKIRYRLNSPQIFDYLLSRGVHHIIALQYAHKPGIARQLNSYMSEQCRAYVDRVTGMATVYPGEKDAGRVLQEAFDIGLGGLKLHAHVQCFEVNSDQMYILYECCSTNRKPLIMHIGREPKSTAYNCDPYQLCRAEGLERVLKDFPELRICVPHLGFDEVAEYKRLIEKFDNLWLDTTMVINDYFPIKEKIELGRYRPERIMYGSDFPNIPYAWDRELKVLQETDITADALEKITWRNAVEFFDLKESLFYENL from the coding sequence ATGCTACAGCCCAACATGCCGATAATCAATGATCAGGAGGGTTCAGAGGTCGCTGCGGACCTTCCCGCTATTGTCGATGCTCATGTACATATTTTCCCCGATACGATTTTTTCGGCAATCTGGAAGTGGTTTGATGAGAATGCCTGGAAAATCAGGTATAGACTGAATTCCCCCCAAATCTTCGATTATCTGCTGTCCAGGGGAGTACACCATATCATTGCTCTTCAGTATGCCCACAAGCCTGGTATAGCGCGTCAGTTAAACAGCTATATGTCTGAGCAATGTAGAGCCTATGTCGACAGGGTCACCGGTATGGCCACTGTATATCCCGGCGAAAAAGATGCCGGCAGAGTTTTACAGGAAGCCTTCGATATCGGCCTCGGTGGACTAAAACTCCACGCTCATGTCCAATGTTTTGAGGTAAACTCCGATCAGATGTATATTCTGTATGAGTGCTGCAGTACCAATAGAAAACCACTCATAATGCATATAGGCAGAGAACCGAAAAGCACGGCCTATAATTGCGACCCCTATCAGCTCTGCCGTGCCGAAGGACTTGAACGGGTATTAAAGGATTTTCCAGAGCTGAGAATCTGTGTGCCTCATCTGGGTTTTGATGAAGTGGCGGAGTATAAACGCTTAATTGAAAAATTCGACAACCTCTGGCTTGATACCACTATGGTTATCAACGATTATTTTCCGATCAAGGAAAAGATCGAACTAGGCCGTTATCGACCAGAGAGGATAATGTATGGATCTGATTTCCCCAATATACCTTATGCCTGGGACAGAGAGCTCAAGGTTTTACAGGAAACCGATATTACAGCCGATGCTCTGGAAAAAATTACCTGGAGGAATGCCGTTGAGTTTTTCGATCTCAAGGAGTCGCTCTTTTACGAAAATCTATAA
- a CDS encoding glutamate--cysteine ligase, with amino-acid sequence MAMITIKNESELVEYLEAGSKLPKNWRIGTEYEKFSYRMDDLSPLKYDGDPGIAVILKALCHKFGWEPVEENGNIISLSGKGGSITLEPGGQLELSGEALENLHQTCSEVHTHLHQIKSVARPLGVGFLGMGFTPLWRREEMPWMPKDRYRIMRKYMPRVGNLGLDMMVRTATVQVNLDFSDEADMIKKFRVSLALQPLATALFANSPFSEGKPNGYLSYRSVIWRDTDPARCGMLPFVFEDGMGFERYVDYMLDVPMYFVRRHGHFIDAAGQSFRDFLAGRLPALPGELPTIADWEDHLTTAFPEVRMKRFLEMRGADAGSWNSLCALPAFWVGVLYDRDCLDAAWDLVADWNAGEREQLRAEAPRYGLKTRTPAGTLQDLAERVMNIAETGLKKRARINSAGRDESIYLSNLWEIVKSGETPAEQKLNLYYHDWKNSVRPVFNDFAY; translated from the coding sequence ATGGCAATGATAACTATAAAAAACGAATCCGAACTGGTCGAGTACCTGGAAGCCGGTTCAAAACTGCCCAAAAACTGGCGAATCGGCACCGAATATGAGAAATTCAGCTACCGTATGGACGATCTTTCACCCCTGAAATATGATGGTGATCCCGGTATTGCCGTAATTTTAAAGGCCCTTTGCCATAAATTCGGCTGGGAACCGGTTGAGGAGAATGGCAATATCATCTCCTTGAGCGGCAAAGGTGGTTCGATAACCCTGGAGCCCGGAGGACAGCTGGAGCTTTCCGGAGAGGCCCTGGAAAACCTTCATCAGACCTGCAGTGAGGTACATACCCATCTGCATCAGATCAAGAGCGTGGCCAGACCTTTAGGTGTCGGTTTTCTGGGAATGGGCTTTACTCCGTTATGGCGTCGTGAGGAAATGCCCTGGATGCCAAAGGATCGTTACCGGATCATGCGGAAATATATGCCGCGTGTGGGCAATCTCGGTCTGGACATGATGGTTCGCACTGCAACTGTACAGGTCAATCTTGATTTCAGCGACGAAGCAGACATGATCAAGAAATTTCGCGTTTCTCTGGCTCTTCAGCCGCTGGCAACGGCGCTGTTCGCCAACTCTCCCTTCAGCGAGGGTAAACCGAATGGTTATTTGAGCTATCGCTCCGTTATCTGGCGCGATACCGATCCGGCAAGATGCGGCATGCTGCCCTTTGTTTTTGAGGATGGCATGGGTTTTGAGCGATATGTCGACTACATGCTCGATGTGCCGATGTACTTTGTGCGCCGCCATGGACATTTTATCGATGCAGCCGGTCAGTCTTTTCGTGATTTTCTTGCAGGCAGACTACCTGCTCTCCCAGGGGAACTTCCGACTATAGCCGATTGGGAAGACCATTTGACCACGGCATTTCCCGAGGTCCGCATGAAGCGCTTTCTGGAGATGCGCGGGGCCGATGCCGGATCCTGGAACAGTTTATGTGCACTGCCTGCTTTTTGGGTGGGGGTCCTCTATGACCGGGATTGCCTTGATGCCGCCTGGGACCTGGTTGCCGACTGGAATGCAGGAGAGCGCGAGCAGCTTCGCGCCGAAGCGCCGCGTTACGGTTTGAAAACCAGGACACCGGCGGGAACCTTGCAGGACCTGGCGGAGCGGGTGATGAATATTGCTGAAACCGGCTTAAAAAAGCGTGCCCGCATCAATAGTGCAGGGCGTGATGAGTCCATCTATTTAAGTAATCTATGGGAAATTGTGAAAAGCGGCGAGACGCCTGCAGAGCAGAAACTCAATTTATATTATCATGACTGGAAAAACAGCGTCAGGCCGGTATTTAACGATTTCGCCTATTGA
- a CDS encoding ethylbenzene dehydrogenase-related protein gives MKKAAVLTLAGIFSLSATAFAADQVLISSKTDSPIVLDGVAENIWDSAKKITVTVDELPYEPSNGYKGMTSTDVSVKSLYDDEYVYFLISYKDPTKSLARFPWVKQDDGSWKKLSDKDSTGHDNTYYEDKFAMFWNISTKGFEEDGCMIACHLDEPGDTSAGRKYTDSPGETIDMWHAKFVRSLPMGMFDDQYVDDNTDPKENAGWGRKGDTGKGGYQNNDSADKSRPAYMNLNPTEDEMYYVIPSKKVPFVDNFAAGDVVPGIDIAPMMGGRADILSRGNYEKGTWTLEVMRSLKTEGENADTQDVQFTDKSKGFPFGLAVFDNSQINHLFHVETLELQFK, from the coding sequence ATGAAAAAGGCGGCGGTTCTAACTCTCGCAGGAATTTTTTCTCTCAGTGCAACGGCTTTCGCAGCCGATCAGGTCCTGATCAGCTCCAAAACTGATTCGCCTATCGTGCTGGACGGAGTCGCGGAAAACATTTGGGATTCAGCTAAAAAAATCACGGTCACCGTTGATGAACTCCCGTACGAGCCAAGCAACGGATACAAGGGAATGACCAGTACCGACGTCTCAGTGAAATCTCTCTATGACGACGAGTATGTGTATTTTCTGATTTCCTACAAAGATCCAACCAAGAGCCTTGCTCGTTTTCCATGGGTCAAGCAGGACGACGGTTCCTGGAAAAAACTCTCCGACAAGGACAGTACAGGGCACGACAATACCTACTACGAAGATAAGTTCGCCATGTTCTGGAATATCAGCACCAAGGGTTTTGAGGAAGACGGCTGTATGATAGCCTGTCATCTGGATGAGCCCGGTGACACCTCGGCAGGACGAAAATATACCGACTCCCCCGGCGAGACCATTGATATGTGGCATGCTAAATTTGTCCGCTCATTGCCTATGGGTATGTTCGACGATCAGTATGTCGACGACAATACAGATCCCAAGGAGAACGCAGGCTGGGGCAGGAAGGGCGATACCGGTAAGGGTGGTTACCAAAACAACGACAGCGCCGACAAATCCAGGCCGGCATATATGAACCTTAACCCGACTGAGGATGAAATGTATTATGTCATCCCCAGCAAGAAAGTTCCCTTTGTCGACAATTTTGCAGCGGGAGACGTGGTTCCCGGGATCGATATCGCTCCGATGATGGGGGGCCGTGCGGATATCCTCTCCCGCGGCAATTACGAAAAGGGCACCTGGACTCTGGAAGTGATGCGGTCACTCAAAACAGAGGGTGAAAACGCCGACACTCAGGATGTCCAGTTTACCGATAAATCCAAGGGCTTTCCCTTTGGACTTGCAGTCTTCGATAACTCCCAGATCAATCATCTCTTTCATGTTGAGACCCTGGAGCTGCAGTTTAAATAA